One genomic window of Leptospira perdikensis includes the following:
- a CDS encoding glutamate-5-semialdehyde dehydrogenase: protein MADENKNYAKSLATKAKLASRGLKGLTTLEKNSVLKRVEELLLANESAIIEKNQIDMKNGQEKGLSSSMMDRLLLDSKRIKSMAKSIEEIRNLPDPVGEVVRGTILPNGLELLTKRVPIGVVMTIFESRPNVIIDIASLSFKSGNACILRGGSEAFHSNLILTSLFHRAIEEAKIPGVEKDVVTFVENTNREAMVPFFQLDDLIDVIVPRGGEALIRFVSENSKIPVIKHDKGVTNLYLSNSANEKIVMPILVNSKVQRPGVCNALENLFIHKDYPNIAGLLSQLETSGIQILGDTSIQKLLPSAKLASEEDFYSEFLDTRLSIKLVGSVSEAMENIQKYSSGHTECILSEDVTEIQTFQKGLDSAAIFVNCSTRFHDGGEYGLGAEVGISTGKLHVRGPMGLIHLTTTTTYVTGSGQVRG, encoded by the coding sequence ATGGCAGATGAAAACAAAAACTATGCAAAATCTTTGGCAACGAAAGCCAAGTTAGCCAGTAGAGGCCTAAAAGGTTTAACCACTTTAGAAAAAAACTCAGTTCTGAAACGTGTGGAAGAACTACTTTTGGCAAATGAATCTGCGATCATCGAAAAAAACCAAATCGATATGAAAAATGGTCAGGAGAAAGGTTTATCCTCTTCGATGATGGATCGCCTCCTCCTTGATTCCAAACGAATTAAGTCGATGGCCAAAAGTATCGAAGAAATTCGAAATCTTCCGGATCCCGTAGGCGAAGTGGTTCGGGGAACCATCCTTCCCAATGGACTCGAACTTCTCACCAAACGTGTTCCCATTGGCGTGGTCATGACTATTTTTGAATCTAGACCGAATGTGATCATCGACATAGCTTCATTGTCTTTTAAATCAGGGAATGCTTGTATCTTACGAGGTGGTTCCGAAGCCTTTCATTCGAATTTGATACTTACTTCTTTATTCCACAGGGCTATCGAAGAAGCTAAAATTCCTGGAGTTGAAAAAGATGTCGTTACCTTCGTAGAGAATACAAACAGAGAAGCAATGGTTCCTTTTTTTCAATTAGATGATTTAATTGATGTGATTGTTCCCCGTGGTGGAGAAGCACTCATCCGTTTTGTTTCTGAAAATAGTAAAATCCCTGTCATCAAACATGACAAAGGTGTGACCAATCTTTATCTATCGAACTCTGCAAACGAAAAGATTGTAATGCCGATTCTTGTAAATTCCAAAGTCCAACGACCTGGTGTCTGCAATGCACTAGAGAATTTATTTATCCATAAAGATTATCCGAATATCGCAGGTTTACTCTCTCAATTAGAAACTTCTGGAATTCAAATTTTGGGTGATACATCGATTCAGAAACTTCTTCCTTCCGCAAAACTAGCCTCAGAAGAAGATTTTTATTCAGAATTTTTGGATACAAGACTCAGCATCAAATTAGTTGGCTCTGTTTCGGAAGCTATGGAAAACATTCAGAAATACAGTTCAGGTCATACAGAATGTATTCTATCAGAAGACGTAACGGAGATCCAAACTTTCCAAAAGGGACTGGATAGTGCAGCAATTTTTGTAAACTGTTCCACTCGGTTCCATGATGGTGGTGAGTATGGCCTTGGTGCTGAGGTGGGTATTTCTACAGGAAAACTCCATGTAAGGGGACCGATGGGCCTCATTCACCTAACCACTACAACTACCTATGTAACAGGAAGTGGACAAGTCCGCGGTTAA
- the proB gene encoding glutamate 5-kinase — translation MKTRKEFLDSIKKAKLIVIKIGSARVSGEESKINDFLYDLVGDIRMLRDQGKEVILVSSGAIAQGKKLLSEQSGSGSIFNGKTTLAEKQAFAAMGQNKLLNLYESFFSRVNIPIAQILFGRKDLNEEKSFTNLKQTFRQLLGWGILPIVNENDSVSTEEINLGDNDILSAIVASIVGADLLLILTGVDGFLKENSKIDLFTEITEETEKLATGPSGPGTGGMFTKINAAKLLLPYGIKTGIVNGEKKHAISQFFEVENFGTLIADQTSAHRVPTASEIQSHFFSFPTE, via the coding sequence ATGAAAACACGTAAGGAATTTTTAGACTCCATAAAGAAGGCCAAACTCATTGTGATCAAAATCGGAAGTGCTCGAGTTTCCGGTGAAGAATCTAAAATTAATGATTTTTTATATGATTTAGTCGGTGACATTCGAATGTTACGTGACCAAGGAAAAGAAGTGATCCTTGTTTCCTCCGGTGCCATTGCCCAAGGAAAAAAACTTCTTTCGGAACAAAGTGGATCAGGGTCTATATTCAATGGAAAAACCACTCTTGCCGAAAAACAGGCGTTTGCTGCCATGGGTCAAAACAAACTCCTTAATCTTTATGAAAGCTTTTTTAGCCGTGTTAATATACCAATCGCCCAAATTCTTTTTGGAAGAAAGGATTTGAATGAGGAAAAAAGTTTTACCAACTTAAAACAAACTTTTCGTCAGTTACTCGGTTGGGGAATCCTTCCCATTGTAAATGAAAACGATTCCGTTTCCACAGAAGAAATTAATTTGGGAGATAACGATATTCTATCTGCCATTGTTGCTTCCATTGTGGGAGCAGACCTTCTTCTTATCCTAACAGGTGTAGATGGATTTTTAAAAGAAAATTCTAAAATCGATTTATTTACCGAGATCACAGAAGAGACAGAGAAATTGGCAACAGGTCCTTCTGGTCCTGGAACGGGTGGTATGTTTACTAAAATCAATGCCGCCAAACTTTTATTACCCTACGGAATCAAAACGGGAATCGTGAATGGTGAGAAAAAACATGCTATCTCTCAGTTTTTTGAAGTTGAAAACTTTGGAACTTTAATTGCGGATCAGACTTCAGCTCATCGTGTTCCCACTGCTTCTGAAATCCAGTCCCATTTCTTTTCTTTTCCTACGGAGTAA
- the obgE gene encoding GTPase ObgE: protein MSGFIDEVPIQIRAGHGGAGSVHFHKEKFVEFGGPDGGDGGKGGDVIFIAEGRMMTLENYLPDRMYAAQDGEPGLGQNRNGKNGEDLILKVPVGTQIIDSVTMELIYDFNHDGESFTIATGGRGGKGNTFFKTSVQQAPRYSQPGEDGGQLSLLLELKLLADIGIVGLPNAGKSTLLAKITHAHPKIAGYAFTTLSPNLGVVHRHEDLFRYTVADIPGIIEGASRGVGLGISFLKHIERVQGILFLFDGGNLQLEEELEMLRSELGNYNQTLLNKKYLIVINKMDIWDNDPTFTEEIKKNYSHLGEIICISADKESNLEYLLERIDKVFFPEKAKLVYENT, encoded by the coding sequence ATGAGCGGATTTATCGACGAAGTACCCATTCAAATTCGAGCCGGACACGGAGGGGCAGGTTCTGTCCATTTCCATAAAGAGAAATTTGTAGAATTTGGTGGCCCGGATGGTGGTGACGGTGGCAAAGGTGGCGATGTCATCTTTATTGCTGAAGGTCGGATGATGACTTTGGAAAACTACCTTCCCGATCGTATGTATGCAGCCCAAGACGGCGAACCAGGACTTGGCCAAAATCGAAATGGGAAAAATGGTGAGGATTTAATCCTAAAAGTACCTGTAGGAACCCAAATCATTGATTCCGTTACCATGGAACTCATCTATGATTTCAATCACGACGGCGAAAGTTTTACCATTGCTACGGGCGGGCGTGGTGGAAAAGGAAATACATTTTTCAAAACATCTGTCCAACAAGCTCCTCGCTACAGCCAACCCGGAGAAGATGGTGGCCAGCTTTCTTTATTATTAGAATTAAAATTACTCGCAGACATTGGGATTGTAGGACTTCCTAACGCCGGTAAGTCGACCCTACTCGCAAAAATCACCCATGCTCACCCTAAAATTGCTGGTTATGCCTTTACTACCCTTTCCCCTAACCTTGGTGTGGTACATAGACATGAAGATTTATTTCGTTATACGGTAGCAGACATTCCTGGAATCATTGAGGGGGCTTCTCGAGGTGTCGGCCTTGGGATTAGTTTTCTCAAACATATCGAACGAGTCCAAGGGATTCTTTTTCTTTTTGACGGTGGGAATTTACAACTCGAAGAAGAATTAGAAATGTTACGAAGTGAACTTGGGAATTACAACCAAACTCTTTTAAACAAAAAATATCTCATCGTCATCAACAAAATGGATATTTGGGATAATGATCCTACGTTTACAGAAGAGATCAAAAAAAACTATTCCCATTTAGGAGAAATCATTTGTATTTCTGCCGACAAAGAATCCAATTTAGAATACTTACTCGAACGCATTGACAAAGTATTTTTCCCTGAAAAAGCAAAGTTAGTTTATGAAAACACGTAA
- the rpmA gene encoding 50S ribosomal protein L27 yields the protein MATKKGGGSTKNGRDSVSKRLGVKVYGGQLAIAGNIIVRQRGTEYKAGKNVGIGRDHTLYALVDGVVTFEHVTKERQQISVYPKV from the coding sequence ATGGCTACAAAGAAAGGTGGTGGATCCACAAAGAACGGTCGTGATTCGGTATCGAAGAGACTTGGTGTAAAAGTTTACGGTGGACAACTAGCAATTGCTGGAAACATTATTGTTCGCCAAAGAGGAACTGAATACAAAGCCGGAAAAAATGTAGGGATTGGTCGTGACCATACTCTTTATGCACTTGTTGACGGTGTTGTGACTTTCGAACATGTAACTAAAGAAAGACAACAAATCTCCGTTTACCCGAAAGTGTAA
- a CDS encoding ribosomal-processing cysteine protease Prp — MIYSKIFKDLGGKIAGIQLEGHSPKDLGSKGENLLCAGVSTLVQSAHSYLASQDSLETEEKRDGYVTFLVKKHQRDGYQSLLSMVEFGLKSLEQSHSQAISIQDEIIKG; from the coding sequence TTGATTTATAGTAAGATTTTTAAAGATTTAGGAGGGAAAATCGCAGGAATCCAACTGGAAGGACATTCTCCCAAGGACTTAGGTTCGAAAGGTGAAAATCTTTTGTGTGCAGGGGTCTCCACTCTGGTTCAGAGTGCCCACTCTTACTTAGCATCACAGGACAGTTTGGAAACGGAAGAAAAACGAGACGGATACGTAACGTTTTTAGTCAAAAAACACCAAAGAGATGGCTACCAAAGCCTACTTTCGATGGTGGAGTTTGGATTAAAATCTTTAGAACAGTCTCATTCCCAAGCGATTTCCATCCAAGACGAAATAATAAAGGGGTAA
- the rplU gene encoding 50S ribosomal protein L21 encodes MFAIIELGAKQFKVSPDQVFVAEKTGNSVGSTVETKVLLLSDNNKVNIGSPALSGAKVTLKVLEDCKGEKIHGFKYKKRKNYKKSWGHRQQLQKLQVVSING; translated from the coding sequence ATGTTCGCCATCATTGAACTTGGAGCCAAACAATTTAAAGTGTCTCCTGACCAGGTATTCGTCGCAGAAAAAACAGGAAACTCGGTTGGAAGCACAGTAGAAACGAAAGTCCTACTCCTTTCCGATAATAACAAAGTGAACATTGGTTCACCAGCACTTTCCGGTGCCAAAGTTACTTTGAAAGTATTAGAAGACTGCAAGGGTGAAAAAATCCACGGTTTCAAATACAAAAAAAGAAAAAACTACAAGAAGTCTTGGGGTCACAGACAACAACTCCAAAAACTCCAAGTAGTATCCATCAACGGATAA
- the typA gene encoding translational GTPase TypA, whose product MEIRNIAIIAHVDHGKTTLTDCILRHTGAVTAKEDRERLMDSNALEQEKGITILAKNTSVKYKGTRINIVDTPGHADFGGEVERVLSMTDCTLLLVDAFDGPMPQTRFVLGKSLQLGHKPIVVVNKVDREGARPGYSVDKVFDLFSDLGATEEQLDFPIVYASAKQGWAVNQLSEVPGSNIEPLLDKVLEHVAAVKSESDKALQFQVTALDYNEYVGRIAIGKIYQGTMKKGADVTLAKTNGTTANYKITKLYGYEGLTRYEIDEAGSGDIVAMAGIPDVFIGDTVCDLGNPLPLPAIQVEEPTVSMFFMVNNSPFAGKEGKFVTTRNLRERLDRELETNVALRLEETEDKDRFKILGRGELHLSILIENMRREGYELQVSRPEVIIKQNELGEKIEPYETLVMDLPDQYSGACIQELNRRKGELTGMDAHTSGITRVEYVIPTRGLIGFRGHFISETRGEGVMSSRFLRFDKYKGEIPGRKNGALISMDSGDSTAYALWKVQERGELFIEPQVAVYPGMILGMNSRDSDLEVNPVREKKLTNVRASGSDEAIRLVPPKKLTLEQSIEFLDDDELLEVTPQSLRLRKKVLDASMRKRSGGGR is encoded by the coding sequence ATGGAAATTCGCAACATCGCCATCATCGCACACGTCGACCACGGTAAGACGACACTAACAGATTGTATCCTTCGCCATACGGGCGCCGTAACTGCAAAAGAAGACCGAGAGAGACTCATGGACTCCAACGCATTGGAGCAAGAAAAAGGGATTACCATCCTTGCCAAGAACACTTCGGTAAAATACAAAGGCACTCGCATTAATATCGTAGACACTCCAGGTCACGCGGACTTCGGAGGAGAAGTAGAACGAGTTCTGTCCATGACAGACTGTACACTATTACTTGTCGATGCTTTCGACGGACCGATGCCACAAACTCGATTTGTGCTTGGAAAATCACTCCAACTTGGTCACAAACCAATTGTGGTTGTGAACAAAGTAGACAGAGAGGGTGCAAGACCTGGTTATTCCGTAGACAAAGTTTTTGATTTATTCAGCGACCTTGGTGCAACAGAAGAACAGTTAGACTTTCCTATTGTTTATGCTTCTGCAAAACAAGGTTGGGCGGTAAACCAACTTTCCGAAGTTCCAGGATCAAACATCGAACCACTTCTTGATAAAGTTTTGGAACATGTTGCTGCGGTAAAAAGTGAAAGTGATAAAGCACTCCAATTCCAAGTCACAGCCCTTGATTACAATGAATACGTAGGTCGTATTGCCATTGGTAAAATCTACCAAGGGACAATGAAAAAAGGTGCTGACGTAACACTCGCAAAAACTAACGGAACAACTGCTAATTATAAAATCACAAAACTTTATGGTTACGAAGGACTCACTCGTTACGAAATTGATGAAGCAGGTTCCGGAGACATCGTAGCTATGGCCGGGATTCCAGATGTGTTCATCGGGGATACTGTTTGTGATCTTGGAAATCCACTTCCACTACCTGCGATCCAAGTAGAAGAACCAACCGTTTCCATGTTCTTTATGGTCAACAACTCACCGTTTGCTGGTAAAGAAGGGAAATTTGTTACAACAAGAAACCTTCGGGAACGTTTGGATAGAGAACTTGAAACCAACGTAGCACTTCGTTTAGAAGAAACAGAAGACAAAGATCGTTTTAAAATTTTAGGACGTGGGGAACTCCACTTATCGATCCTCATTGAAAACATGAGAAGAGAAGGATACGAACTCCAAGTATCTCGCCCGGAAGTGATCATCAAACAAAATGAACTTGGTGAAAAAATTGAGCCATACGAAACTCTCGTAATGGATTTACCTGACCAATACTCTGGTGCTTGTATCCAAGAATTGAATCGCCGTAAAGGTGAATTAACAGGAATGGATGCCCATACTTCCGGAATCACTCGTGTGGAATATGTCATTCCGACAAGAGGTCTTATCGGTTTTAGAGGTCATTTTATTTCTGAAACTCGTGGGGAAGGAGTAATGTCTAGCCGTTTCCTACGTTTTGATAAATACAAAGGTGAAATTCCTGGCCGTAAAAATGGTGCTCTCATTTCTATGGACTCTGGCGATTCTACTGCCTATGCTCTTTGGAAGGTTCAGGAACGTGGAGAACTTTTCATTGAACCACAAGTTGCAGTCTATCCAGGGATGATCCTCGGAATGAACAGCCGTGATTCGGATTTAGAAGTAAACCCTGTACGTGAAAAGAAATTAACCAACGTACGTGCTTCTGGTTCTGATGAAGCGATTCGTCTCGTTCCGCCAAAGAAACTGACTTTGGAACAATCCATTGAATTTTTAGATGATGATGAACTTTTGGAAGTGACTCCACAAAGTTTACGTCTTCGTAAAAAGGTTTTGGATGCAAGTATGAGAAAAAGATCGGGTGGTGGTCGTTAG
- a CDS encoding AsmA family protein has protein sequence MKKIGYGIGAVFASILLMVIIALVFAGSFITPSFLVKQIESAINVRAHVESVNINLVNVLSGIEIEGIILAPRDEVANKGTPLDERKSKPKGLIQLGKADVKISFLALLTKTLKVNKIVLKQPEISLTMNEDGGNNLTSLFKTPKIVDGEKNPALSPEALAEKKAAEEEEAKEKASAPPSGPFSIKDIPIAIKMGLVGIQDGNIQVSMRKTGQIIQIQKLDLELKDIDIDGSDLESHNNVNVNFDADVTIIGRNKKEAAKFLLETEGKVVPFVVKTGLVNPKVIYEVTMKEDSFVSGFAAFDAIAGELPMMNQAGLKLDKLKEKAELKKDVSFKVEYSNGKVTFLDEPTFPTKNYDLQITKGSYIVTTTNYHEMKMGMLYDEDESKKSLASVDEKIKQVTKGQGDTKALRNKIVGNLVKNERLFIPFRTYGDIRNPNVELGVGLGTISDLVSGAVKEVIKGKAGDALKKIPGAGDALKGLGF, from the coding sequence ATGAAAAAGATAGGTTACGGAATTGGTGCAGTCTTCGCAAGCATCCTTCTCATGGTCATCATTGCGTTAGTATTTGCCGGGAGTTTCATCACTCCCAGTTTTCTTGTCAAACAAATCGAATCTGCAATCAATGTGCGAGCCCATGTAGAATCCGTCAATATCAACCTTGTCAATGTCCTTTCCGGAATAGAGATTGAAGGTATCATCCTTGCACCAAGGGATGAAGTGGCGAACAAAGGTACACCTCTCGATGAAAGAAAATCCAAACCAAAAGGTCTCATTCAACTTGGAAAAGCAGATGTTAAAATTTCTTTTTTAGCCCTTCTGACCAAAACCTTAAAAGTAAATAAAATTGTTCTAAAACAACCAGAGATTTCGCTGACTATGAATGAAGATGGTGGGAACAATTTAACTTCACTTTTCAAAACACCGAAAATTGTAGATGGCGAAAAGAACCCTGCTCTTTCCCCTGAAGCACTAGCAGAAAAAAAAGCAGCTGAGGAAGAAGAAGCTAAAGAAAAGGCAAGTGCCCCACCTTCTGGACCATTCTCGATCAAAGACATTCCGATTGCTATCAAGATGGGTCTTGTCGGAATCCAAGATGGAAATATTCAAGTCAGTATGCGCAAAACAGGACAGATCATTCAAATTCAAAAATTGGATTTAGAGCTAAAAGACATTGATATTGATGGAAGTGATCTCGAGTCACATAACAATGTGAATGTGAATTTTGACGCCGATGTCACAATCATTGGCAGAAACAAAAAGGAAGCAGCTAAGTTTTTATTAGAAACGGAAGGGAAAGTTGTTCCCTTTGTTGTCAAAACAGGACTTGTAAATCCAAAAGTCATTTATGAAGTCACAATGAAGGAGGATTCCTTTGTTTCTGGATTTGCTGCATTTGATGCCATTGCCGGGGAACTTCCCATGATGAACCAAGCGGGACTAAAACTGGATAAATTGAAGGAAAAAGCAGAACTTAAAAAAGATGTATCCTTCAAAGTTGAGTATAGCAATGGAAAGGTGACCTTTTTAGATGAACCAACGTTCCCAACTAAAAACTACGACTTACAAATTACTAAGGGTTCTTATATCGTTACAACAACGAACTATCATGAGATGAAAATGGGTATGTTGTATGATGAAGATGAATCCAAAAAATCTTTAGCTTCTGTGGATGAAAAAATAAAACAAGTTACTAAAGGTCAAGGAGACACAAAAGCCCTTCGTAACAAAATTGTAGGAAACCTTGTCAAAAACGAAAGACTGTTTATACCATTTCGCACTTACGGTGACATTCGTAACCCCAATGTGGAACTTGGTGTGGGTCTTGGAACCATTTCCGACCTTGTTAGCGGTGCGGTGAAAGAAGTGATTAAAGGAAAAGCTGGAGACGCTTTAAAAAAGATTCCCGGTGCAGGAGATGCACTCAAAGGTCTCGGTTTCTAA
- a CDS encoding GAF domain-containing SpoIIE family protein phosphatase, translated as MVDFKVSKRMLVNFRGQNKVVGGLTDKDKIAILLYISKEFANLDREDQLFSKVILICQEIFESDNTTLRLWDGEYLVPVKFVKETEPPRRNLVMGEGYSGSVFETKEPVLVNDLTRSAHFFDEGEKTKSVMCVPIMQKEEILGTLAVESERENFYIIDDLEILEALTSQLALALYGVRLIEGLVTARAREAAILNQLEWDLKMGRNVQSQILPQDLSAWNGIYFASHYEPMAEVSGDLVDIVRQGHSLTAINIDVSGHGIPAALVTMAIHHQFRRSVMAGLGLTEIMEELGEKLREQLPESTYFTAFMVRIFSDYTFGYVNAGHQRMLHYKAADDTFIQYDTKGVPLGILPVRKIDYEEKQGKLEPGDFLLLISDGFSEQRNHLKDEVGVDRILTWLQDERERLVMEGRGKVDLKKLANSFVERFRAYQGEVPNGDDLSFLFLYCGDSIPEASHYIQMAKQSNSKMKMEEAYAQALKAFSIDSSLKEILVFLGKMYYRDGKYHEAIRYLEEYLRTSGDNTAASHFMMGRAYYKAGMISEAKRALKMALSSDHSFAKASILLAQCYLKENAKPKAIKVLQQGVKNTPQSLELKTSLLRLESHSQKVG; from the coding sequence ATGGTTGATTTCAAAGTTTCCAAACGAATGCTCGTCAACTTCCGCGGACAAAACAAAGTCGTGGGAGGATTAACAGACAAAGATAAAATTGCGATCCTTCTCTACATATCCAAAGAATTTGCTAATTTAGATAGAGAAGACCAACTCTTTTCCAAAGTCATCCTGATCTGTCAGGAGATCTTTGAATCAGATAATACAACACTCCGACTTTGGGATGGAGAATATCTAGTCCCCGTTAAGTTTGTCAAAGAAACAGAACCTCCTCGTCGCAATCTGGTGATGGGCGAAGGTTATTCTGGTTCTGTATTTGAAACCAAAGAACCAGTGCTTGTTAATGATCTCACTCGTTCCGCCCATTTTTTTGATGAGGGAGAAAAAACAAAATCGGTTATGTGTGTTCCGATTATGCAAAAGGAAGAAATTCTTGGAACACTGGCTGTAGAAAGTGAACGAGAAAATTTTTATATCATCGATGACTTAGAAATTTTAGAAGCACTTACTTCTCAGCTAGCACTTGCCCTTTATGGGGTAAGGCTGATTGAAGGGCTTGTAACTGCAAGAGCTAGAGAAGCTGCCATCTTAAACCAACTAGAATGGGATTTGAAAATGGGTCGCAATGTCCAAAGCCAAATCCTACCTCAAGATCTAAGTGCTTGGAATGGAATCTATTTTGCCAGCCATTATGAACCTATGGCGGAAGTGAGTGGAGACTTAGTTGATATTGTAAGACAAGGTCATTCCTTAACAGCAATTAACATCGATGTTTCGGGACATGGAATCCCAGCTGCTCTTGTGACTATGGCCATCCACCACCAATTTCGTAGGTCGGTTATGGCAGGTCTTGGGCTTACAGAAATTATGGAAGAACTGGGTGAAAAACTAAGAGAACAACTCCCCGAATCTACATATTTCACCGCTTTTATGGTTCGAATTTTTAGTGATTATACTTTTGGATACGTGAATGCAGGCCACCAACGGATGTTACATTATAAAGCAGCTGATGATACCTTCATTCAGTACGATACCAAAGGTGTACCTCTAGGAATTCTTCCTGTTAGAAAAATTGATTATGAAGAAAAACAAGGTAAGTTGGAACCAGGTGACTTTTTACTACTGATCTCCGATGGATTTAGCGAACAGAGAAATCATTTAAAGGACGAGGTAGGAGTCGATCGAATTTTAACTTGGTTACAGGATGAAAGGGAACGCCTGGTTATGGAAGGTCGTGGAAAAGTAGATCTTAAAAAACTGGCTAATTCTTTTGTAGAACGATTTAGAGCTTACCAAGGGGAAGTTCCCAATGGGGATGATTTAAGTTTTCTTTTTCTTTATTGTGGGGATTCAATTCCAGAGGCTTCGCATTACATACAAATGGCGAAACAGTCCAATTCGAAGATGAAAATGGAAGAGGCATATGCCCAAGCCCTCAAAGCCTTTAGTATAGATTCCTCTCTCAAAGAAATTCTGGTATTTTTAGGGAAAATGTATTACCGAGACGGAAAATACCACGAAGCCATTCGGTATTTAGAAGAGTATTTACGAACCTCGGGAGATAATACAGCCGCGTCACACTTTATGATGGGGCGAGCCTATTACAAAGCAGGGATGATTTCGGAAGCAAAACGCGCGTTAAAGATGGCTCTTTCGAGTGATCATAGTTTTGCAAAAGCTAGTATCTTACTAGCACAATGTTATTTGAAAGAAAATGCGAAACCAAAAGCAATCAAAGTATTGCAACAAGGCGTAAAAAATACACCTCAAAGTTTGGAATTAAAAACCTCTCTTTTAAGGTTAGAATCACATTCGCAGAAAGTCGGTTAA
- a CDS encoding ammonium transporter has product MKQFGKLLLILILLIASNIGAEESTNAESLETLAKEMASIKSSLAETKLALETTKQEANWVWTCIAAFLVFFMQAGFAYVEAGFTRAKNAVNILMKNFSDLTVGAIAYWVVGFGIMFGPQVLTGFGVGVPSFAESLINTEDGNMDPSKYTFFIFQIVFAATAATIVSGAMAERTKFSAYLLFSIVITAFIYPIFGSFAWGSLFGISSGFLETLGLGGGEGVGFHDFAGSTVVHSVGAWAGLAGALVVGPRMGKFQTDGRVYPILGHNMSMAALGVFILWFGWFGFNPGSTTSIEGGSFARIAVVTHMAACAGAISAMVLTWLLFKKPEIGLTLNGGLAGLVAITAPCDVVSITGAVCIGAVAGVLVIVSVLFLDKIKIDDPVGAVSVHGVCGAWGTLAVGLFSLDTGLFSGAGFAQFAAQAIGVVTAFLWAFPTSFAVFYIIKKTIGLRVSEEEELLGLDILEHGNEAYPVSK; this is encoded by the coding sequence ATGAAACAGTTTGGAAAATTACTACTTATTTTGATTCTCCTAATTGCCTCCAATATTGGGGCAGAAGAATCCACAAACGCAGAGAGTTTGGAAACCTTGGCAAAGGAAATGGCAAGTATCAAATCTTCCCTTGCAGAAACAAAACTTGCACTTGAGACCACCAAACAAGAAGCAAATTGGGTATGGACTTGTATTGCAGCTTTTCTTGTGTTTTTTATGCAAGCTGGTTTTGCCTATGTAGAAGCCGGATTTACAAGAGCTAAAAATGCAGTGAATATTCTAATGAAAAACTTCTCTGATTTAACGGTGGGAGCGATTGCTTATTGGGTAGTTGGTTTTGGGATTATGTTCGGCCCACAAGTTCTCACAGGATTTGGAGTGGGAGTTCCCTCCTTCGCAGAGAGTTTGATCAATACGGAAGATGGAAATATGGATCCTTCTAAGTATACCTTCTTTATCTTCCAAATTGTTTTTGCGGCGACGGCAGCAACGATTGTTTCGGGAGCGATGGCAGAGCGAACTAAGTTTTCAGCTTATTTGTTATTTTCCATTGTCATCACTGCCTTTATTTATCCAATCTTTGGATCATTTGCCTGGGGAAGTCTCTTTGGAATTTCTAGCGGATTTTTAGAAACCCTCGGACTTGGTGGTGGAGAAGGAGTTGGATTTCATGATTTTGCTGGATCTACTGTGGTACATAGTGTAGGAGCTTGGGCAGGTCTTGCTGGTGCACTTGTGGTGGGGCCGCGGATGGGAAAATTCCAAACAGATGGAAGAGTTTACCCGATTTTAGGACACAATATGTCTATGGCGGCTCTTGGAGTTTTTATCCTTTGGTTTGGTTGGTTTGGGTTCAATCCAGGTTCTACTACTTCTATTGAGGGTGGTAGTTTTGCTCGCATAGCAGTAGTTACTCATATGGCTGCTTGTGCTGGTGCGATTTCCGCCATGGTTCTCACTTGGCTTCTGTTTAAAAAACCAGAGATTGGTCTGACCCTAAACGGTGGGCTTGCTGGTCTTGTGGCTATCACCGCTCCTTGCGATGTTGTGAGTATCACGGGAGCAGTTTGTATTGGAGCAGTCGCCGGAGTCCTTGTGATTGTTTCCGTTCTCTTTTTAGACAAAATCAAAATTGATGACCCTGTAGGTGCGGTTTCGGTTCACGGGGTTTGCGGCGCTTGGGGAACACTTGCAGTGGGACTTTTCAGCTTAGACACAGGCCTTTTTTCTGGTGCTGGATTTGCTCAATTTGCGGCACAGGCCATCGGTGTTGTGACTGCCTTTCTATGGGCTTTCCCGACAAGTTTTGCCGTATTTTATATCATCAAAAAGACAATTGGACTTCGAGTTTCTGAAGAAGAAGAATTGTTAGGTTTGGATATTTTAGAACACGGAAACGAGGCTTACCCCGTTTCCAAATAG